From the Athene noctua chromosome 22, bAthNoc1.hap1.1, whole genome shotgun sequence genome, one window contains:
- the LOC141969398 gene encoding forkhead box protein L1-like encodes MGEPGPGERLMAAAGDIPVSGDIPVSGDTVAAGDAMPVAAEALQKPPYSYVALIAMAIRASPEQRLPLRGIYAYIAGRFPYFRGGPKGWQNSVRHNLSLNPCFRRLPRRGTATAASPRRGGDWALDPAFQDMFPGGDYRRRRRRPRPPPTATPPPPPPAPPRPAAPWPPPLPAGCPHGPCLALALPPRGCRCPELPAWSPPALLGPPVWPLPGARGAPCPAGLDLGVTRDLGTPLPPPFQ; translated from the coding sequence atGGGGGAGCCGGGCCCTGGAGAGCGGctgatggcggcggcgggggacaTCCCGGTGTCGGGGGACATCCCGGTGTCGGGGGACACGGTGGCGGCGGGGGACGCGATGCCGGTGGCGGCAGAGGCGCTGCAGAAGCCGCCCTACTCCTACGTGGCGCTGATCGCCATGGCCATCCGCGCCAGCCCCGAGCAGCGCCTGCCCCTGCGCGGTATCTACGCGTACATCGCGGGGCGCTTCCCCTACTTCCGCGGCGGCCCCAAGGGGTGGCAGAACAGCGTCCGCCACAACCTCAGCCTCAACCCCTGCTTccgccgcctgccccgccgcGGCACCGCcaccgccgcctccccccgccgcggcggcgacTGGGCGCTGGATCCCGCCTTCCAGGACATGTTCCCGGGGGGGGACTACCGGCGGCGACGACGACGACCGCGACCCCCCCCGACCGCcacgccgcccccgccgccgccggctcccccccggcccgccgcgccctggccgccgccgctgcccgccggtTGCCCGCACGGCCCGTGCCTGGCGCTGGcgctgcccccccggggctgccgctgccccgAACTGCCCGCCTGGAGCCCGCCCGCGCTGCTGGGGCCGCCCGTCTGGCCGCTGCCCGGGGCGAGGGGGGCTCCGTGCCCGGCCGGGCTGGATCTTGGGGTAACCCGCGACCTGGGgaccccgctgccgccccccTTCCAGTGA